A genomic region of Amphiura filiformis chromosome 6, Afil_fr2py, whole genome shotgun sequence contains the following coding sequences:
- the LOC140155151 gene encoding LOW QUALITY PROTEIN: uncharacterized protein (The sequence of the model RefSeq protein was modified relative to this genomic sequence to represent the inferred CDS: deleted 4 bases in 2 codons) has product MVVESSQRFAPKELAENDDMATSLVLDPYLNFMTHKMNTRFRPVVAKSDYLKAVVLRFKKDQNYEKAYRGITSGDWARVYFLNKPKQQQTVFKQHVFRYLAMFDKNAGFEVRSCFRYSMEGDGGKIVATKYWSKNENIPMLVGCIAELTEAEENSFLKQGINDFSVMFSTRKNCAQLWLGPAAFINHDCRPNCKFVSTGRDTACVKVLRDIQPEEEITCFYGDGFFGEDNCYCECETCERRQQGAFTPKEPVTKEDEENKYSLRDTDKRVKRWKKETKKPEGSISTFRSRRSGGTSESDSEESENSDDEVPLATFCTRSRSNSSPLTPSNQANQALVNLIAEKKCLSKCDAQLLVAEGYQLREAKIVLTPQKVNCEDTVEVEGAVINSEGKIRTRYFKKLESVNGHSLEGELESDKTRTLLEADRCRTRLCSRLNSVIDKEEDSDEKEERISLFDTLHAMKNGMSPARTNEESRTKPSVLVRTNGEPRINGNVETKLQRVRRQSGGENKDTGHLVLKVYQSNGSNECVEHKATSHSGTPFSSDQLSSCSSDSEITFKLEPPTQPKRDRPVTRCSQSFTYESELSDCETKIKIRGIRRMKFYGEKSCTADNTSGSRTEKTHESSKEKSSVEKLAAKRKLTKYDAQLIKEASKRVPKLKIRIGDEIVTSSEDEVSPRSIKRTKSELCSDRVDSFPENLSPVTHGQENQLQELGLPQGQNQTKKKSQPNTDVNIVSQEQDRRRVIHHFVPRMSQLKQLYEIPPHPMCKQMKVKTISPPTPPESLNESSNDTPSPNPAHNVFGSHVASLSFNGIAMAARSEDHVSENLESNTRKVRFIFGENNTLDLQVPKNGRQHRKRTKSHPVL; this is encoded by the exons ATTTCGTCCAGTGGTAGCCAAGTCTGATTATCTTAAAGCAGTAGTCCTCAGGTTCAAGAAAGATCAGAATTACGAAAAGGCATACAGAGGGATTACTTCCGGAGACTGGGCTCGTGTATATTTTCTCAATAAGCCTAAACAACAGCAGACTGTTTTTAAACAACAT GTTTTTAGGTATCTGGCCATGTTTGACAAGAATGCTGGATTTGAAGTTCGGTCTTGTTTTCGTTACTCAATGGAAGGAGACGGTGGCAAAATTGTTGCTACGAAATACTG GAGCAAAAATGAGAACATTCCCATGCTTGTAGGGTGTATTGCCGAGTTAACAGAAGCCGAGGAAAACTCCTTTCTAAAACAGGGTATCAATGACTTCAGTGTGATGTTTTCTACAAGAAAGAATTGTGCACAGTTGTGGCTGGGCCCGGCTGCCTTTATCAACCATG ATTGCAGACCCAATTGCAAG TTTGTATCAACTGGTAGGGATACAGCATGCGTGAAAGTACTAAGAGACATTCAGCCCGAGGAGGAAATCACTTGTTTCTATGGTGATGGTTTCTTTGGAGAGGATAATTGTTACTGTGAATGTGAAACATGTGAGAG GCGTCAGCAAGGTGCATTCACACCTAAGGAACCAGTCAcaaaagaagatgaagaaaacAAATACAGTTTGCGGGATACTGATAAACGTGTCAAGAGATGGAAAAAGGAGACTAAGAAACCGGAAGGCAGCATTTCCACATTCCGTTCTCGTAGAAGTGGAGGAACAAGTG AATCTGATTCAGAAGAGAGTGAAAACTCGGATGACGAAGTTCCTTTGGCAACGTTCTGCACGAGAAGTAGGTCCAACTCATCTCCTCTTACCCCATCTAACCAAGCCAACCAAGCTCTAGTCAACCTCATAGCCGAAAAGAAGTGCCTTTCTAAATGCGACGCCCAACTTCTTGTGGCAGAAGGCTATCAACTGAGAGAAGCGAAGATTGTTCTGACGCCCCAAAAGGTGAATTGTGAAGATACTGTTGAGGTGGAAGGGGCGGTTATTAATAGTGAAGGCAAGATAAGGACTCGTTACTTTAAGAAATTGGAAAGTGTGAATGGACATTCTTTAGAAGGTGAATTGGAAAGTGATAAAACAAGAACTTTGCTTGAAGCTGACCGGTGCAGGACTCGATTGTGTTCAAGATTGAATTCTGTGATCGACAAAGAAGAGGATAGTGATGAAAAAGAGGAACGAATCTCTTTGTTTGACACTTTGCATGCAATGAAAAATGGCATGTCACCAGCAAGAACTAATGAAGAATCAAGAACAAAACCCAGTGTTCTAGTGAGAACTAATGGAGAACCAAGAATAAATGGAAACGTTGAAACAAAATTGCAGAGGGTAAGAAGACAAAGTGGAGGAGAAAATAAAGATACAGGGCATTTAGTCTTGAAAGTGTATCAGTCCAATGGTAGTAATGAATGC GTAGAGCACAAGGCCACCTCTCACTCAGGTACCCCATTTTCTTCAGACCAGTTGTCCTCCTGTAGCTCTGATAGTGAGATCACATTCAAGCTTGAACCACCTACTCAACCAAAACGGGACAGACCAGTTACACGCTGCTCACAGTCTTTTACCTACGAGTCAGAACTTTCTGACTGTGAAACCAAAATCAAAATACGAGGTATCCGTCGCATGAAATTCTATGGAGAGAAAAGTTGCACAGCAGACAATACATCAGGTAGTAGAACAGAAAAGACTCATGAGTCGAGTAAAGAAAAGAGTAGCGTAGAAAAACTAGCGGCAAAGCGGAAATTAACCAAGTACGATGCACAACTTATCAAAGAAGCAAGTAAGAGAGTCCCCAAGCTAAAGATTAGAATTGGAGATGAAATTGTTACTTCATCAGAAGATGAAGTATCACCTAGAAGCATAAAGAGAACCAAAAGTGAACTATGTAGTGACAGAGTTGACTCTTTTCCTGAAAATTTAAGCCCTGTCACTCATGGGCAAGAAAAT CAACTCCAGGAGCTAGGCCTACCCCAGGGTCAAaaccaaacaaagaaaaaaagcCAGCCCAACACTGATGTAAATATAGTTTCACAAGAGCAGGACCGACGGCGTGTTATTCATCATTTTGTGCCACGCATGTCACAGTTAAAGCAGCTGTATGAAATCCCTCCACATCCTATGTGTAAACAAATGAAAGTGAAAACAATATCACCTCCTACTCCACCAGAAAGTTTAAATGAAAGCTCTAACGACACACCATCGCCTAACCCAGCTCATAATGTATTCGGTAGTCATGTGGCGAGTCTAAGCTTCAATGGTATAGCAATGGCTGCACGCAGTGAAGACCATGTAAGTGAAAACTTGGAAAGTAACACACGTAAAGTACGGTTCATATTTGGAGAAAACAACACGCTCGATTTGCAGGTTCCAAAAAATGGTCGACAACATAGGAAACGCACCAAGTCACATCCTGTCTTGTAG